The genomic DNA TCTCTGAAATCTCTTCGGCGCTTAAATCAAAACGATTCGTAAGTAACTGAAGTTCGTTTCCTTTTGAATCCATCACTCTTAAAAGACGAAAGTAGTTCTCAGTACGGTTTTGAGTTGTACCAATCAACACCATTTGATCGGACAGAACATTCGTATCCTCGGGTAGATTATAATCGTAGACCTCTCGTATGACTGCGTTTTTACGAAGCCTAGATAGAAAAAAGTACCCATCATCTGTCATGCGATCAAAGCGTTCATAGTCTAGATAGCCCCGGTCAAATACATACATGCATTCCTTGTCGTCTACCATGATTTCGAGTTGACCACGATCATGTTCCTTTGCCATTGTTAGCACAGCCTTTTCAGGATAAGAAATTCCTTTTTCCATAAATACTAGGCGCAAATGTAACTTTACACCCGCTTTTGTTTTGCGGAACTCTGCCCATTTATGATTAGTCAAATTAAGTGGCAATGTGCTTGAATCAATGATTTTTAACGGCATGACGAGTTTGGTGTAGTGTGTTTTGGCATGAATTTGTGCGACCAGATCAAGGAAAAGTCGTTGGAATAAATCTGGATTCATCCCATTTAATCGTCGTGAAAGCTGAGAAATACTAATGGAATCCAGATCAATGCCTTTTTGGAGTTGATCATCAAAAAGACAATCACTCAACGCATGAAGACTTTCTACTTCTTCAAGCTGTGCATAAAGTAATAATTTTAAAAATGATTCCGTCGTAAGTTTTTTCGTATAGAAATCTAATTTCAATGTTTTCACTTGATCATCAAATAATTCAACATTTATAGGTGAAAACCATTGTCCAAATGATGTTTTTCGTGTAATCTTATCCATAAGATTGGTCCTTTATTATTGGATTTGGACGGGATTACCACCTGACCTATCCATTATAAAGGACTTTTTCTTTGCATAAAATAATAAAATTGAACATTTTGAGTTTTTTAAATAGTGAAATTAAATTAATACAACACTAGTGATTTTTAACTCTGTATGATTCATATAATTCCGGATATTGGAGCGGTGCAAAAAGAAAAGCAGAAGTAAGAATAAGAAAAAGATAAGATCAGGATGATAGCCTTCCTCAAATAGGGAAAATATCAGCATGGCAAAGCCAACAGAGATCGAACCAAAAAATACATATTTTGATATAAAAATCACGGTGAAAAAGGTAAGAAAAGTAATCATAAATAAAAAAGGATGATAAACCATTAAAAAACCAGCAGTGGTTGCGATAGCTTTTCCTCCGCGAAACCCTGCAAAGATCGGAAAACAATGACCGATTACCGCCATGAAGCCCGCATATAGAGGATCGAGATCGGAATGAAGCAGAATGGGTAAATAAGTCGCAAAGGCCCCTTTGCCAACATCCACAAGAAGAACAATGATTCCGGCCTTTTTTCCAAGAACCCTTATGGTATTGGTCGCACCTGGATTGTTACTACCGAGTGTTCTAATATCCACTTGAAAGAGCCACTTTCCAACTAATAAGGCAGTCGGAATGGAACCGAGTAAATAGGCAATGATAAGTAGTCCATACTCCATAAAAGTCCTCCTTACATTCATTTTGATATGTCTAAATTTTACCATATTCTTACCGGTGCTGTTTGAGTTGAGATTTTTACTTTTGCCTATCTCCATGATATGATAGATTGTCAACAAATTTGCAGGAATGACACCTGTGAGATATGATATTAATGTTAAATGATGGAATCAACTACGGAGATTACATACTAATAGAAGAGAACCTTATTTTTGAAATAGGATGATGAAAATGAAAAGAGCAAGAATTATTTATAATCCTACCTCAGGAAGAGAAGCGTTTAAAAAGCAATTGCCAGAGGTACTGCAAAAGCTAGAAATGGCCGGTTATGAGACTTCTTGTCACGCAACAACTGGTGCAGGTGACGCGACAGAGGCGGCTAAAATTGCTGTCGCTCGAAAATACGATCTAGTTGTAGCAGCAGGTGGAGATGGAACGATCAATGAAGTAGTGAATGGACTGGCAGAGCAAGAGTATCGTCCAAAGCTAGGAGTCATTCCGGTTGGAACCACCAATGACTTCGCAAGAGCGCTTCATATTCCACGTGACATTGAAGCGGCAGCGGACATTATCGTCAAGGGAGATACGATTCCTGTTGATATCGGCCGAATTAATGACAAGTATTTTATTAATATTGCTGGTGGAGGCCGTTTAACGGAGCTAACGTATGAGGTACCAAGCAAACTAAAAACGATGCTGGGACAACTGGCTTATTACTTAAAAGGCATTGAAATGCTTCCTTCCATTCGTGCGACAGATTTAAGTATCGAGTATGATGGAAAGCTTTTTGAAGGAGAAGTCATGCTGTTTCTAGTTGGGCTTACCAATTCAGTGGGTGGCTTTGAGCGCCTCGCTCCCGATGCGTCGATCAATGATGGAATGTTTACTTTGCTAATTTTAAAGAAGACAAACCTGGCTGAATTTATCCGTATCGCCACGTTAGCAGTTCGCGGGGAGCATGTGAACGATCCGCATGTGATTTATACAAAGGCAAACCGTATTAAAGTTCACTCCGAGGAAAAGGTTCAGCTTAATCTGGATGGAGAATTCGGCGGCCTTTTACCTGCGGAATTCG from Robertmurraya sp. FSL R5-0851 includes the following:
- a CDS encoding diacylglycerol kinase: MKRARIIYNPTSGREAFKKQLPEVLQKLEMAGYETSCHATTGAGDATEAAKIAVARKYDLVVAAGGDGTINEVVNGLAEQEYRPKLGVIPVGTTNDFARALHIPRDIEAAADIIVKGDTIPVDIGRINDKYFINIAGGGRLTELTYEVPSKLKTMLGQLAYYLKGIEMLPSIRATDLSIEYDGKLFEGEVMLFLVGLTNSVGGFERLAPDASINDGMFTLLILKKTNLAEFIRIATLAVRGEHVNDPHVIYTKANRIKVHSEEKVQLNLDGEFGGLLPAEFVNLYRHLEVFVPIDQIREQDRPAEGWNVSGN
- the plsY gene encoding glycerol-3-phosphate 1-O-acyltransferase PlsY — encoded protein: MEYGLLIIAYLLGSIPTALLVGKWLFQVDIRTLGSNNPGATNTIRVLGKKAGIIVLLVDVGKGAFATYLPILLHSDLDPLYAGFMAVIGHCFPIFAGFRGGKAIATTAGFLMVYHPFLFMITFLTFFTVIFISKYVFFGSISVGFAMLIFSLFEEGYHPDLIFFLFLLLLFFLHRSNIRNYMNHTELKITSVVLI
- a CDS encoding IS4 family transposase — encoded protein: MDKITRKTSFGQWFSPINVELFDDQVKTLKLDFYTKKLTTESFLKLLLYAQLEEVESLHALSDCLFDDQLQKGIDLDSISISQLSRRLNGMNPDLFQRLFLDLVAQIHAKTHYTKLVMPLKIIDSSTLPLNLTNHKWAEFRKTKAGVKLHLRLVFMEKGISYPEKAVLTMAKEHDRGQLEIMVDDKECMYVFDRGYLDYERFDRMTDDGYFFLSRLRKNAVIREVYDYNLPEDTNVLSDQMVLIGTTQNRTENYFRLLRVMDSKGNELQLLTNRFDLSAEEISEMYKSRWAIELFFKWIKQHLNIKKFYGRSEWAIHNQVFIALIVFCLHVLVQLETKSKRKTLQISRYLRAVLWKPAHIWLRKIEGKTIP